In Lathamus discolor isolate bLatDis1 chromosome 1, bLatDis1.hap1, whole genome shotgun sequence, the following are encoded in one genomic region:
- the PHF5A gene encoding PHD finger-like domain-containing protein 5A isoform X2 has protein sequence MAKHHPDLIFCRKQAGVAIGRLCEKCDGKCVICDSYVRPCTLVRICDECNYGSYQGRCVICGGPGVSDAYYCKECTIQEKDRDGCPKIVNLGSSKTDLFYERKKYGFKKR, from the exons ATGGCCAAGCACCACCCGGACCTGATCTTCTGCCGCAAGCAGGCCGGCGTCG CAATTGGAAGACTTTGTGAAAAAT GTGATGGCAAATGTGTGATCTGTGACTCCTATGTGCGGCCCTGCACCCTCGTGCGCATATGTGATGAGTGCAACTATGGCTCTTACCAAGGGCGCTGTGTGATCTGCGGAGGACCAGGCGTGTCTGATGCCTACTACTGCAAGGAGTGCACCATCCAGGAAAAAGAT AGAGATGGTTGCCCTAAGATCGTCAACCTGGGCAGTTCCAAGACAGATCTCTTCTACGAAAGGAAAAAGTATGGCTTCAAGAAGAGGTGA
- the PHF5A gene encoding PHD finger-like domain-containing protein 5A isoform X1 produces the protein MSTISHLIEDSNPRLLLTWHCGRSLHCCCCVGDGKCVICDSYVRPCTLVRICDECNYGSYQGRCVICGGPGVSDAYYCKECTIQEKDRDGCPKIVNLGSSKTDLFYERKKYGFKKR, from the exons ATGAGTACAATCTCTCACCTCATTGAGGATAGTAACCCCAGACTTTTGTTGACGTGGCACTGTGGGAGAAGcttacactgctgctgctgtgtag GTGATGGCAAATGTGTGATCTGTGACTCCTATGTGCGGCCCTGCACCCTCGTGCGCATATGTGATGAGTGCAACTATGGCTCTTACCAAGGGCGCTGTGTGATCTGCGGAGGACCAGGCGTGTCTGATGCCTACTACTGCAAGGAGTGCACCATCCAGGAAAAAGAT AGAGATGGTTGCCCTAAGATCGTCAACCTGGGCAGTTCCAAGACAGATCTCTTCTACGAAAGGAAAAAGTATGGCTTCAAGAAGAGGTGA
- the LOC136006096 gene encoding proline-rich protein 2-like, with amino-acid sequence MNSCTLSLTEAPAGRNKGPLPNLTLSARPPPHTLTGGRGAPHTREQQPAAGRALPGRAAIPGDPAGQCSSHSPPPTNQPTNQPPHHPPAVHAGTCSPRPTPRPATYFSPDYSSRGAPRPARPGAPLAGAAHKIFHGTCALAAGPGAAHGREHAPRPGTAGQPPPLPFPSLSAGIAIGGGKRRVPAPRLRDRDREPTSPASPPTRVRPRSPVGSRTRSPIRALQRNGECPPSEDERLASRTQRGTTAAPEAGGTRGCSPAQPQQRLCCLWASPPPSPPEEPAGAGAAIWEGRHPSLPRQPRVSAAALGPSLSSVLNGPPRPLIRQNKMVN; translated from the exons ATGAACAGCTGCACTTTGTCATTAACAGAAGCA ccagcCGGCCGGAACAAGGGACCCCTTCCCAACCTCACCCTCAGTGCCCGTCCTCCCCCACACACGCTCACGGGCGGCAGAGGGGCTCCCCACACTCGAGAACAGCAGCCCGCAGCCGGCCGAGCCCTGCCCGGCAGAGCGGCCATTCCCGGTGACCCGGCCGGACAGTGCTCATCCCATTCCCcaccaccaaccaaccaaccaaccaaccaaccaccccaccacccccccgcGGTGCACGCTGGGACTTGTAGTCCTCGCCCCACTCCCCGCCCCGCGACCTACTTCTCTCCGGACTACAGCTCCCGTGGCGCCCCGCGGCCAGCCCGGCCCGGCGCTCCGCTCGCCGGGGCAGCACACAAAATTTTCCACGGCACATGCGCGCTGGCGGCCGGCCCCGGCGCTGCCCACGGCAGGGAACACGCCCCGCGGCCCGGCACCGCCGGGCAGCCGccccctcttcccttcccctccctctcgGCAGGGATAGCGattgggggggggaagaggcGCGTCCCCGCCCCACGGCTGCGGGACAGAGACCGGGAGCCCACAAGCCCCGCGTCCCCCCCAACCCGGGTGCGTCCCCGTTCCCCCGTTGGGTCGCGAACACGGTCACCCATAAGAGCCCTGCAACGGAACGGAGAATGCCCCCCCTCGGAGGACGAGCGCCTGGCCTCACGCACCCAGCGAGGCACCACTGCGGCCCCCGAGGCCGGCGGGACCAGGGGttgcagcccagcccagccccagcagcgtCTTTGTTGTCTCTGGGCTTCCCCCCCACCATCCCCCCCAGAAGAGCCCGCGGGGGCTGGAGCCGCCATATGGGAAGGGAGACATCCCTCTTTACCCCGGCAGCCCAGGGTGTCCGCCGCCGCCCTCGGGCCCAGCCTGTCCTCGGTGCTAAATGGCCCGCCCCGTCCCCTCATCAGACAGAACAAAATGGTGAACTAG
- the TOB2 gene encoding protein Tob2 produces MHLEIKVALNFIISYLYNKLPRRRADLFGEELERLLKKKYEGHWYPEKPLRGSGYRCIHIGETVDPVVELAAKRSGLAVEDVRANVPEELSVWIDPFEVSYQIGEKGSVKVLYLDDSEGCSAMELDKEIKSSFNPDAQVFVPIGSQDNSLSNSPSPSFGQSPSPTFIPRSAQPITFTTATFAATKFGSTKMKKGGGAGGGGGGAGAGQQPRMVRSPTTNLLKHKGLSLSMHSLNFVGSTGSQAPQSQLSPNAKEFVYSGGSPAASSLFFDGVASESQASSVPPASQFNTGTGGTFDMAQVFSGSTNSLFLEKSPFVEGLSYNLNAMQYPSQSFQPVVLAN; encoded by the coding sequence ATGCATCTGGAGATCAAAGTTGCTCTTAACTTCATCATCTCATACCTGTACAACAAGCTTCCTCGGAGGCGGGCAGACCTGTTTGGTGAGGAGCTAGAGCGCctgctgaagaagaaatatgagGGTCACTGGTACCCAGAGAAGCCTCTGAGGGGATCTGGCTATCGCTGCATTCACATCGGGGAGACAGTGGATCCGGTGGTGGAGCTGGCAGCCAAGCGGAGTGGGCTGGCTGTCGAGGATGTACGTGCCAATGTGCCGGAAGAGCTGAGTGTCTGGATCGATCCTTTTGAAGTTTCCTACCAGATAGGTGAGAAGGGCTCTGTTAAGGTCCTTTACCTGGATGACAGTGAGGGCTGCAGCGCCATGGAGCTGGACAAGGAAATCAAGAGCAGCTTCAACCCTGACGCCCAGGTATTTGTCCCCATCGGCAGCCAGGACAACTCTCTGTCCAactctccatccccatccttcGGCCAGTCGCCCAGCCCCACCTTCATCCCTCGCTCTGCCCAGCCCATCACTTTCACCACTGCCACCTTTGCTGCCACAAAGTTCGGCTCCACCAAGATGAAGAAGGGCGGAGGAGCCGGAGGAGGGGGTGGCGGAGCAGGCGCTGGGCAGCAGCCGAGGATGGTCAGGTCCCCCACCACCAACCTGCTGAAGCACAAGGGTCTCTCCCTGTCTATGCACTCTCTGAACTTCGTCGGCAGCACCGGGAGCCAAGCCCCACAGTCACAGCTCTCCCCCAACGCCAAGGAGTTCGTGTACAGTGGCGGGTCACCGGCAGCCAGCAGCCTCTTCTTCGATGGCGTTGCCAGTGAGAGCCAGGCCAGCAGCGTCCCGCCGGCATCGCAGTTCAACACTGGCACGGGTGGTACCTTTGATATGGCTCAGGTCTTCAGTGGCAGCACCAACAGCCTCTTCTTGGAGAAGTCTCCCTTCGTGGAAGGACTCAGCTACAACCTGAATGCCATGCAGTATCCCAGCCAGTCATTCCAGCCTGTCGTCTTGGCCAACTGA